The following coding sequences are from one uncultured Bacteroides sp. window:
- a CDS encoding TonB-dependent receptor: MKSSSKQMNLVLTVFVGLFLQYIPQQAYAQLIKRTFPQEKLSARIKQLAEITDKTITFDASQVGNIVVPALAANNYTLEQLLTGSLHTTGYTFRYINNSYVIFRKKVDEDKDRKKKSTGTGNLSGFILDQKGEPLVGATVRIPNTSFGTVTNAQGKYSLKSVPAGTVTIEVSYISFQTQKITEVKINPAKTTELDLVMKEANEELGEVVVTAEYSEASAKGLYAKQKAMTAMSDGVSADLIKKTSDSNVAQVLKRVSGVNIQDNKYVTVRGMSERYNNVQLNGTVLPSTEPNRRNFAFDIIPSNLVENVTILKTFTPDMQGEFTGGMVNVSTLSIPKERLLSLSVGSGFNTNSTGKTFMSGKRFKSDYFLGNSSERDWFGRDWVNDTYAGYWNNGLLKPEDAEKAYAMNAKIPNHWGLSKYTAAPTQNYALSIGTPFDLGDHNTLGVVVAATYRHEENTETVLEANYRKTGQKAMDAHNYKFATAIGALANVGWERPGHKITLSNMFNNRFTQSSMDRMVEDKGSSRLFLEHYSSPLRNILWQSRLEGEHKLFNDKLIFSWFGDYNKLTRESHDDRLMQGDVDYTINKDGSYEPTLLSNGRPAVNWISRLALGAADLSGGFIMYSDLSETKKNVGGNFTVPFLVAGNKQSLKAGYWGTFRNADYHQQYLTSKYGPNSTYSMFNGLTLPEVYSSDNFAKGYLIYELAGKKGNKVDYYRGDQKIHAAYLMGEFTFLKRVHVTGGVRMENTKMNVSTYYSKSNTTVDSVVVRNYTDYLPAATVVWNITSSLNLRAAYGKTLARPDFRELTPFRYYNVNDRLIVSGITPLKTTYTSNVDLRLEWYPSAGEIVSVSAFYKKFKDPVELLSSDPQTSGNFILSSYNLDKSTMKGLELNLRKSLAFIAPVAFLRDLYLNANATILKGDVSYNLAYLRNVASGLSTDELDNFASNRKRPLQGMAPYMVNAGLTYSGKLLGAAVSYATTGRKLVQAAPKEWNDEYEAPRHVLDLQLSVRPWRNLEIKANASDILNQASIIYINSGDYGEDNYDMGYNKDRDVIRSKIKRGTSYSFSVSYNF, encoded by the coding sequence ATGAAAAGTAGTAGTAAACAGATGAATTTAGTTCTTACAGTGTTCGTGGGATTATTCCTTCAGTACATCCCTCAACAAGCGTATGCACAACTGATTAAACGAACATTTCCCCAAGAAAAGCTCTCTGCGCGTATCAAGCAATTAGCAGAGATCACCGACAAAACGATCACATTCGATGCTTCTCAAGTAGGAAATATTGTTGTTCCTGCTTTGGCAGCCAATAATTATACTTTGGAACAGTTGCTTACCGGCAGCCTTCATACTACCGGTTATACTTTTCGATATATCAATAACTCCTATGTCATTTTTAGAAAAAAAGTAGATGAAGATAAAGATAGAAAAAAGAAATCCACTGGCACAGGTAATCTTTCCGGTTTTATCCTCGATCAGAAAGGGGAACCTCTTGTAGGTGCTACAGTACGTATTCCCAATACTTCTTTTGGTACGGTGACCAATGCTCAGGGCAAATATTCTCTAAAGTCTGTTCCGGCGGGTACGGTTACTATTGAGGTTAGTTACATCTCCTTCCAGACTCAGAAGATAACGGAAGTGAAAATAAACCCTGCTAAAACCACTGAGCTTGATCTTGTGATGAAGGAAGCTAATGAAGAGTTGGGTGAAGTAGTGGTTACAGCCGAGTATAGCGAAGCTTCTGCCAAGGGGCTTTATGCTAAGCAGAAAGCGATGACTGCCATGAGTGATGGGGTGAGTGCTGATTTGATAAAGAAGACCAGTGATAGCAACGTGGCACAAGTGCTCAAGCGAGTAAGTGGGGTCAATATTCAGGATAATAAATATGTAACTGTACGTGGTATGAGTGAACGTTATAATAATGTGCAGCTGAATGGCACAGTGTTGCCTAGTACTGAGCCCAATCGGCGTAACTTCGCTTTTGATATTATTCCTAGCAATTTGGTGGAAAATGTCACGATTTTGAAAACGTTTACTCCTGATATGCAGGGAGAATTTACCGGAGGTATGGTAAATGTAAGCACACTCTCAATTCCTAAAGAGCGACTGCTCTCTTTAAGTGTGGGTTCTGGTTTTAATACGAATAGTACGGGTAAAACTTTTATGAGTGGCAAACGCTTTAAAAGTGATTATTTTTTAGGAAATAGCAGCGAGCGCGATTGGTTTGGACGCGATTGGGTTAACGATACGTATGCCGGTTATTGGAACAATGGTTTACTAAAACCGGAAGATGCTGAGAAAGCTTATGCTATGAATGCTAAGATACCGAATCATTGGGGATTGAGTAAATATACCGCTGCTCCGACTCAGAACTATGCCCTGAGTATAGGTACACCTTTTGATTTGGGAGATCATAATACGCTGGGCGTGGTTGTTGCCGCTACTTACCGGCACGAAGAGAATACAGAAACAGTTTTGGAAGCTAATTATCGTAAAACGGGTCAAAAGGCAATGGATGCTCACAATTATAAATTTGCAACTGCCATAGGTGCGTTGGCTAATGTGGGGTGGGAGCGTCCCGGTCATAAGATCACGTTGAGTAACATGTTCAATAACCGTTTTACGCAAAGTAGCATGGATCGTATGGTAGAAGATAAGGGAAGTAGTAGATTGTTTTTGGAACATTATAGTAGTCCGTTGCGCAATATTCTTTGGCAGAGCCGTCTGGAAGGCGAACATAAATTGTTCAATGACAAATTAATATTTTCTTGGTTTGGAGATTACAATAAGCTTACTCGTGAATCACATGATGATCGATTGATGCAGGGGGATGTTGATTATACTATAAATAAGGACGGTTCTTATGAACCCACTTTACTTTCAAATGGACGGCCTGCAGTGAACTGGATTTCAAGATTAGCTTTAGGCGCTGCAGATTTATCGGGCGGTTTTATTATGTATAGTGATTTATCTGAAACAAAGAAAAATGTAGGGGGTAATTTCACTGTTCCTTTTCTTGTTGCAGGAAACAAACAGAGTCTGAAGGCAGGATATTGGGGTACTTTTCGTAATGCAGATTATCATCAGCAATACCTTACTTCAAAGTATGGTCCTAATTCAACATATAGTATGTTTAATGGATTAACTCTTCCTGAGGTATATTCGTCCGATAATTTTGCTAAAGGGTATCTTATTTATGAACTGGCTGGTAAAAAAGGGAATAAGGTGGATTATTACAGAGGCGATCAGAAAATACATGCGGCTTATTTGATGGGTGAATTTACTTTCTTGAAGAGAGTGCATGTTACAGGTGGGGTACGTATGGAGAATACTAAGATGAATGTTAGTACTTATTATAGTAAATCTAATACTACAGTCGATTCTGTTGTTGTTCGTAATTATACGGACTATCTTCCTGCTGCAACAGTAGTATGGAATATTACCTCTTCTCTAAATTTGCGTGCCGCTTATGGCAAAACATTGGCCCGCCCTGATTTTCGTGAATTAACTCCTTTTCGTTATTATAATGTAAACGATAGACTGATTGTCAGTGGTATAACGCCACTGAAGACTACCTATACCAGTAATGTTGATTTACGTTTAGAATGGTATCCTTCTGCTGGTGAGATTGTTTCTGTCAGTGCTTTTTATAAGAAATTTAAGGATCCTGTAGAATTGCTTTCTTCTGATCCTCAAACTAGTGGAAACTTTATTTTATCATCTTATAATCTGGATAAATCGACTATGAAAGGTTTGGAGTTAAACTTGCGTAAGTCTCTTGCTTTTATAGCTCCAGTTGCTTTTTTAAGAGATCTTTATCTGAATGCCAATGCTACTATACTGAAAGGAGATGTCTCTTATAATTTGGCTTATTTGAGAAATGTTGCTTCAGGGCTTTCTACTGACGAGTTGGATAATTTTGCCTCTAATCGTAAGCGTCCTCTGCAGGGGATGGCTCCTTACATGGTAAATGCCGGATTAACTTATTCGGGAAAATTGCTGGGTGCCGCAGTGAGTTATGCTACTACTGGGCGCAAATTGGTGCAGGCTGCTCCTAAAGAATGGAATGATGAATACGAAGCGCCTAGGCATGTACTCGATTTGCAATTATCCGTTCGTCCTTGGAGAAACTTAGAAATTAAGGCTAATGCCAGTGATATTTTAAATCAGGCTAGTATTATCTATATAAATAGTGGTGATTATGGAGAAGATAATTATGATATGGGGTATAACAAAGATAGAGATGTGATTCGTAGTAAGATAAAACGTGGAACGAGTTACTCGTTCTCGGTGAGTTATAATTTTTGA